In Campylobacter sp. RM16187, the DNA window ATCTTTTTTGCGATCAACGATAAATAGATATCCTTCCTCATCGACCTTGCCAAGATCGCCCGTCCTTAGCCAGCCGTTCATTATCGTTTCGTCCGTTGCGTCAGGCATATTTAAGTATCCTTGCATGACGCAATCGCCCTTTACGATGATCTCGCCAACTTCACCGGTAGCAACTTCCATCATCTCGTCATTTACGATCTTTATCTCATATCCCGGTAGAGGAAGCCCCACGCTTGCTATCTTTTGCTTGTTGCTTGGATTTATCGCGACTGCAGGCGAACACTCGCTAAGACCGTATCCTTCAAGCAGTTTAGCGCGTGGAAATTTCTTTTTAAAGTCGATTATAGTTTGCTCTGCAAGTGGAGCTGCGCCGCTGATAAAGAGCCTTACGCAGTTAAACCACTTGAAATACCATGGAATTTTTGCCTTGCCGATAGCCGTGTATATCGCAGGAACTCCAAGAAATATCGTAGCTCTTTTGAGCAAGGTTTGCTTAAGCACGTTTGAAAACGGAAAGACTGATTTAACAAGTATCATCGAGCTAGCCGAAAAGATCGGAAGTAGTATCATAACCGTAAGAGTGAAGCTGTGAAACATCGGTAAAAAGACCATAAATCTATCTTTTTTGCCGATATAAAAGAGCTCCATAGCGCCTATGATGTTTGAAAATACGTTGCGGTAGCTTAGCATCGCGCCTTTTGGCTTGCCGGTCGTGCCTGAAGTGTAGATGATGTGAGCCAGATCGTCTAATACGGGTTGCTTTATTAGATCTAACTCTATTTTGCAGCTAAGAACGGTTATAAAATTTATATTCGAATCATTATAGCTACTAAATTCACCTATCCAGATGATTTTTTCTAAATTTGTCCTGCTTTCAAGTCCTTTAATCTCTTTTGATAAATTTGAAGAGGCGAAGAGTGCTTTCGCTCCACAATCGTTTAAGATATACTCAAATTCCTCGTGTTTTAAAAATGTATTTATAGGCACAGCAATAGCCCCTATGGCCGATATTGCAAAGTAGCTTATCAGAAATTCTTCCGAATTTGAAACTATCATTGCTACTTTATCGCCAAATTTTACTCCGATACTTTGTAAATATGCTGCGACTCGATCGATGCTAAATTTAAGTTGGCTATAGGTAGTTTTGTATCCTTCGCCATAAATTATCACACCTTTTGGATTTTTATTGCAAGACTCATTAAGCATCTCGTAAAAGTTTTGATAAATATAACTCATTTTATACCTTAAAATTTATATTTTATACTCAAATTTATAGCTTGAGCATTTCCCCTGTCGAAGGTTCCGTTTGGATAGTTAGGATTGCCGCTGTAGTATTTTACGTCGCGTTTTTTTCTATCTTGGTAAAAATAACTCATACTAAGTTCTAAATCATCACTAAATTTATAGTTAAAGCCTGTTCCGTATACAACGGCCTTTGTATCAGGTAGGTCAAAGCTAGTTGTGCTACTTAAAGAAGCCGCCTCATCAAATATGA includes these proteins:
- a CDS encoding fatty acid--CoA ligase, producing MSYIYQNFYEMLNESCNKNPKGVIIYGEGYKTTYSQLKFSIDRVAAYLQSIGVKFGDKVAMIVSNSEEFLISYFAISAIGAIAVPINTFLKHEEFEYILNDCGAKALFASSNLSKEIKGLESRTNLEKIIWIGEFSSYNDSNINFITVLSCKIELDLIKQPVLDDLAHIIYTSGTTGKPKGAMLSYRNVFSNIIGAMELFYIGKKDRFMVFLPMFHSFTLTVMILLPIFSASSMILVKSVFPFSNVLKQTLLKRATIFLGVPAIYTAIGKAKIPWYFKWFNCVRLFISGAAPLAEQTIIDFKKKFPRAKLLEGYGLSECSPAVAINPSNKQKIASVGLPLPGYEIKIVNDEMMEVATGEVGEIIVKGDCVMQGYLNMPDATDETIMNGWLRTGDLGKVDEEGYLFIVDRKKDLIISKGINIYPREIEEVLFKLEAIEAAAVVGIRDAHADEEVVAFIQFKDDMSTDEKTIRAHLKKHLANFKIPKHIHFVKELPKNATGKVLKRVLKDQIAKGELSEISS